One stretch of Hevea brasiliensis isolate MT/VB/25A 57/8 chromosome 12, ASM3005281v1, whole genome shotgun sequence DNA includes these proteins:
- the LOC110644375 gene encoding uncharacterized protein LOC110644375, with product MGFSKTHLLVAFVFLFFSIVTSARVSRSGPSPGLSPDPPVHKTIENFIADNLKPPSGPSHGKSPGEPPLKTGTRKYHINNKPPSGPNPRGSPGEPPLKTGTRKYHINNKPPSGPNPRGSPGEPPHPMVRTSPSFPFENVKSALSSVHRFLWEPNRLVPSGPNEEQSPDAPPHIG from the coding sequence ATGGGGTTTTCGAAAACACATTTGCTTGTAGCCTTTGTTTTTCTGTTCTTCTCCATTGTAACCAGTGCAAGAGTTTCTCGTTCTGGCCCAAGTCCTGGACTATCTCCAGACCCTCCTGTGCATAAAACCATAGAAAATTTCATTGCTGATAATCTGAAACCTCCTTCAGGCCCAAGTCATGGAAAATCCCCTGGTGAGCCTCCGTTAAAAACTGGCACAAGAAAATACCACATTAATAACAAACCTCCTTCGGGTCCAAATCCTAGAGGATCTCCTGGTGAACCTCCGTTAAAAACTGGCACAAGAAAATACCACATTAATAACAAACCTCCTTCGGGTCCAAATCCTAGAGGATCTCCTGGTGAACCTCCTCATCCTATGGTTAGGACTTCTCCAAGTTTTCCTTTTGAAAATGTAAAATCTGCCCTTTCATCTGTTCATCGCTTTTTGTGGGAGCCAAATAGGCTTGTTCCAAGTGGTCCAAATGAAGAACAATCCCCAGATGCACCTCCTCATATAGGGTAA